A stretch of DNA from Halanaerobium saccharolyticum subsp. saccharolyticum DSM 6643:
GCAATGAAGAAATTAGAAGAACTGATTCAGTGCAGCAATTCATTTGATAGTAGTTCCAGGGCGGTGTCTTAATGATTTTAGATAAAATTGTAGAACATAAAAAAAAGGAAGTTAAAGAACTGAAACAAAAGCGAAGGTCTTTAAAAGAAAAGTTGGCTGCAGATCAGATTTCACTGCTGGCAGAAATAAAAAAAGCTTCACCCAGCAAGGGCTTAATTCAGCCAAATTTTAATCCAGCTGCTCAGCTAAAAGCCTATGAGC
This window harbors:
- a CDS encoding indole-3-glycerol phosphate synthase TrpC; amino-acid sequence: MILDKIVEHKKKEVKELKQKRRSLKEKLAADQISLLAEIKKASPSKGLIQPNFNPAAQLKAYEQAGAAGISVLTDQKFFQGSNQILQQMRELTELPILRKEFIIDPLQIYESFFIGADLVLKLQLF